A window from Micromonospora terminaliae encodes these proteins:
- a CDS encoding SLC13 family permease encodes MVTLLAAPAEPLTNAGDTQLVVAALLGIAVVVVLIAWGKVHPFLALILGAAVLGVVAGVSADKIVTSFSGGVGSTVGGVGLLIALGAMIGGMLAESGGADSIVERVVGRVSGGALPWAMAGVAALIGLPLFFEVGVVLLVPIVLLVSRRVDVPLMKIGIPALAGLSVLHGLVPPHPGPLVAIDALGANLGLTLALGLLVAIPTVIIAGPVFGNFIARYVPATAPEALLPTRRPLAVGGDRRPTRPGEGRLDADGDLVTEDDLVNPGAGRPGAPIDEPAGPRARREPALWAAVVTVLLPVVLMLLRAIGELTLAEDTGGRKALDIIGTPIVALLAGVIFAMIFLGYRTGFSRSQVSGFLGGSLPAIAGILLIVAAGGGFKQVLVDAGVGNLVADAAKGANLSPLLLGWLVAVGIRVATGSATVATITAAGIVSPLAATLQGPEVALLALAIGCGSLFFSHVNDAGFWLVKEYFGLTVGQTIKSWSVMETIISVVGFAGVLLLDLVL; translated from the coding sequence GTGGTCACACTGCTCGCCGCACCAGCGGAACCCCTCACGAACGCCGGTGACACCCAGCTCGTCGTCGCCGCCCTGCTCGGCATCGCCGTGGTGGTGGTGCTCATCGCCTGGGGCAAGGTCCACCCGTTCCTGGCGCTGATCCTCGGCGCGGCCGTGCTCGGCGTCGTCGCCGGAGTGAGCGCCGACAAGATCGTCACCTCGTTCAGCGGCGGGGTCGGGTCCACCGTCGGCGGCGTCGGCCTGCTGATCGCACTGGGCGCGATGATCGGCGGCATGCTCGCCGAGTCCGGCGGCGCGGACAGCATCGTGGAACGGGTGGTCGGCCGGGTCTCCGGCGGCGCGCTGCCGTGGGCCATGGCCGGCGTGGCCGCGCTCATCGGCCTGCCGCTCTTCTTCGAGGTCGGCGTGGTGCTCCTGGTCCCGATCGTGCTGCTGGTCTCCCGCCGGGTCGACGTGCCGCTCATGAAGATCGGCATCCCGGCGCTGGCCGGCCTGTCGGTGCTGCACGGTCTGGTGCCGCCGCACCCCGGCCCGCTGGTCGCCATCGACGCGCTCGGCGCCAACCTCGGCCTGACCCTGGCCCTGGGCCTGCTGGTGGCGATCCCCACGGTGATCATCGCGGGTCCGGTCTTCGGCAACTTCATCGCCCGGTACGTGCCGGCCACCGCCCCCGAGGCGCTGCTGCCCACCCGGCGGCCGCTCGCCGTCGGCGGGGACCGGCGGCCGACCCGCCCCGGCGAGGGCCGCCTCGACGCCGACGGTGACCTGGTCACCGAGGACGACCTGGTCAACCCGGGCGCCGGCCGCCCCGGCGCACCGATCGACGAGCCGGCCGGCCCGCGCGCCCGCCGCGAACCGGCGCTCTGGGCCGCCGTGGTCACCGTGCTGCTGCCGGTGGTGCTCATGCTGCTGCGCGCGATCGGCGAGCTGACCCTGGCCGAGGACACCGGCGGCCGCAAGGCGCTCGACATCATCGGCACCCCGATCGTCGCGCTGCTCGCCGGCGTCATCTTCGCGATGATCTTCCTGGGTTACCGGACGGGATTCAGCCGCAGCCAGGTCTCCGGCTTCCTGGGCGGCTCGCTGCCGGCGATCGCCGGCATCCTGCTGATCGTCGCCGCCGGCGGCGGTTTCAAGCAGGTGCTCGTCGACGCGGGCGTCGGCAACCTGGTCGCGGACGCCGCCAAGGGCGCGAACCTGTCGCCGCTGCTGCTGGGCTGGCTGGTCGCGGTCGGCATCCGGGTGGCCACCGGCTCGGCCACCGTCGCCACGATCACCGCCGCCGGCATCGTGTCGCCCCTCGCGGCCACCCTCCAGGGCCCCGAGGTGGCGCTGCTGGCCCTGGCCATCGGCTGCGGGTCACTGTTCTTCTCGCACGTCAACGACGCCGGCTTCTGGCTCGTGAAGGAGTACTTCGGGCTGACCGTCGGGCAGACCATCAAGAGCTGGTCCGTGATGGAGACGATCATTTCGGTGGTCGGCTTCGCGGGCGTCCTCCTGCTCGATTTGGTGCTGTAG
- a CDS encoding gluconokinase, protein MGDPAVVVGVDIGTTSTKAVAYDTGGRQLATHSIGYPLEEPRPGYAEQDPARIFDAVVGSIRAVAEELRPPIAGLSFSTALHSLIGLDADGTPLTPSVTWADSRASAQAERLRAVPSGLAIHRRTGTPVHPMAPLPKLVWFAEQQPKLHERVAHWVSIKDYVLLRLAGALVTDHSVASATGLMDIHRLIWDAEALRVAGITEEQLPQLVPTTHVLPGLTAEAARATGLPADTPIVIGAGDGPLANLGIGAVHPGEVACSIGTSGAMRVMVERPGVDPLGGVFCYALTENRWVVGGAINNGGIVLQWANEALTPELGEHAEEELLDLAARAPVGSGGLIMLPYLLSERAPHWSALPRGAYVGLTHGHGRAHLVRAALEGVCQQLALVLASVRAAGNEVREIRASGGFARSPLWRQILADALGMPVRFPAGHEGSSFGAALLGMQALGLIESIEVAADLVRIEETVRPDPASAATYAALLPLFSELYDALVPTFASLRRLAPSLPPEPPPTAPPQ, encoded by the coding sequence GAGCAGGACCCGGCACGAATCTTCGACGCGGTGGTCGGGTCGATCCGCGCGGTGGCCGAGGAGCTGCGCCCGCCGATCGCCGGCCTGTCGTTCAGCACCGCCCTGCACAGCCTCATCGGGCTGGACGCCGACGGCACCCCGCTCACCCCCTCGGTCACCTGGGCGGACTCGCGGGCCAGCGCACAGGCCGAGCGGCTGCGTGCCGTGCCGTCCGGGCTGGCCATCCACCGACGCACCGGCACCCCGGTGCACCCGATGGCCCCGCTGCCCAAGCTGGTCTGGTTCGCCGAGCAGCAACCCAAGCTGCACGAGCGGGTCGCGCACTGGGTGAGCATCAAGGACTACGTGCTGCTGCGGCTGGCCGGCGCGCTGGTCACCGACCACTCGGTCGCCTCCGCCACCGGCCTCATGGACATCCACCGGTTGATCTGGGACGCCGAGGCGCTCCGCGTCGCCGGAATCACCGAGGAGCAGCTCCCGCAGCTCGTCCCCACCACCCACGTGCTGCCCGGCCTGACCGCCGAGGCGGCCCGGGCCACCGGCCTGCCCGCCGACACCCCGATCGTGATCGGCGCGGGCGACGGGCCGCTGGCGAACCTCGGGATCGGCGCGGTGCACCCCGGCGAGGTAGCCTGCTCGATCGGCACCAGCGGCGCGATGCGGGTGATGGTGGAGCGCCCCGGCGTCGACCCGCTCGGCGGCGTCTTCTGCTACGCCCTGACCGAGAACCGCTGGGTGGTCGGCGGCGCGATCAACAACGGCGGGATCGTCCTCCAGTGGGCCAACGAGGCGCTCACCCCCGAGCTGGGCGAGCACGCCGAGGAGGAACTGCTCGACCTGGCCGCCCGGGCGCCCGTCGGCTCCGGTGGGCTGATCATGTTGCCGTACCTGCTCAGCGAGCGGGCCCCGCACTGGAGCGCGCTGCCCCGCGGCGCGTACGTGGGGCTGACCCACGGGCACGGCCGGGCGCACCTGGTCCGGGCCGCGCTGGAGGGCGTCTGCCAGCAGCTCGCGCTGGTCCTCGCCTCGGTCCGGGCGGCCGGCAACGAGGTACGCGAGATCCGCGCCAGCGGCGGCTTCGCCCGCAGCCCGCTGTGGCGGCAGATCCTCGCCGACGCGCTCGGCATGCCGGTGCGCTTCCCGGCCGGGCACGAGGGCTCCAGCTTCGGTGCGGCCCTGCTCGGCATGCAGGCGCTCGGCCTCATCGAGTCGATCGAGGTGGCCGCCGACCTGGTCCGGATCGAGGAGACGGTCCGCCCGGACCCAGCCTCCGCCGCCACGTACGCGGCCCTGCTGCCGCTCTTCTCCGAGCTGTACGACGCGCTCGTGCCGACGTTCGCGTCGCTGCGGCGGCTGGCACCGAGCCTGCCGCCGGAGCCACCACCCACCGCTCCTCCCCAGTGA
- a CDS encoding putative quinol monooxygenase codes for MIIVAGTLYVDPAQRDAYLSSCTEVVRAARSAPGCVDFAVSADLVEPGRINVYERWESDEQLLDFRGSGPDAEQAAMILGAEVHRFRISGVEAP; via the coding sequence GTGATCATCGTCGCCGGCACCCTCTACGTCGACCCGGCCCAGCGGGACGCCTACCTGTCCTCCTGCACGGAGGTCGTCCGGGCGGCCCGCTCGGCGCCGGGTTGTGTGGACTTCGCGGTCAGCGCCGACCTGGTCGAGCCGGGCCGGATCAACGTCTACGAGCGGTGGGAGTCCGACGAGCAACTGCTCGACTTCCGCGGCTCCGGCCCGGACGCGGAGCAGGCGGCGATGATCCTCGGCGCCGAGGTGCACCGGTTCCGCATCTCCGGCGTCGAGGCGCCCTGA
- a CDS encoding MerR family transcriptional regulator: protein MAYTVGQVARAARVTVRTLHHYDEIGLLSPSGRTAAGYRRYDDADLERLQLIRAYRELGFPLEEIAEILDDPGGDPLPHLRRQHELLTGRIGKLRDMVAAIELAMEARKLDIQLTPEERFEVFGDFDPDEHAEEAERRWGGTDAYRQSTERAARYTKEDWLRNKAENEEWGRKITELMASGAAADSPEAMALAEEHRQLISRWFYDCSYEVHTGLADMYLADPRFTAYYEKIRPGLAAYLNEAIHANAISRA from the coding sequence ATGGCATACACGGTGGGTCAGGTGGCGCGGGCGGCCCGGGTGACGGTCCGGACGCTGCACCACTACGACGAGATCGGGCTGCTCTCGCCGAGCGGCCGCACGGCGGCCGGCTACCGCCGCTACGACGACGCGGACCTGGAGCGGCTGCAGCTGATCCGGGCCTACCGGGAGCTGGGGTTCCCGTTGGAGGAGATCGCCGAGATCCTCGACGACCCGGGCGGCGACCCGTTGCCGCACCTGCGCCGGCAGCACGAGCTGCTGACCGGGCGGATCGGGAAACTGCGGGACATGGTCGCGGCGATCGAACTCGCGATGGAGGCGAGGAAGTTGGACATCCAGCTCACCCCGGAGGAGCGCTTCGAGGTGTTCGGGGACTTCGACCCGGACGAGCACGCCGAGGAGGCCGAGCGGCGGTGGGGCGGCACCGACGCGTACCGGCAGTCGACCGAGCGGGCCGCCCGCTACACCAAGGAGGACTGGCTCCGCAACAAGGCCGAGAACGAGGAGTGGGGGCGGAAGATCACCGAGCTCATGGCGTCGGGCGCCGCGGCCGACTCGCCGGAGGCCATGGCGCTGGCCGAGGAGCACCGACAGCTCATCAGCCGCTGGTTCTACGACTGCTCGTACGAGGTCCACACCGGGCTCGCGGACATGTATCTGGCCGACCCGCGGTTCACCGCGTACTACGAGAAGATCCGGCCGGGGCTGGCCGCGTACCTGAACGAGGCCATCCACGCCAACGCGATCAGCCGGGCCTGA